One Halosegnis longus DNA window includes the following coding sequences:
- a CDS encoding methionine adenosyltransferase, whose translation MTDRNIRVEPVAGRAVEDQETEIVERKGLGHPDSISDGIAEHVSQALARAYLDRVGKVLHYNTDETQLVAGTSAPAYGGGEVVEPIYLLITGRATKEYAEYENGQVVRHHTIPTETIALRAARDYFAENFPEIDFGTEVIVDVKLGEGSGDLQEVFGEEGKQIPKANDTSFGVGHAPLTETEQIVLNAERELNGSFGERHPAIGQDVKVMGKREGDEIDVTLAVAMVDSYVDSLEAYKENVAAVREFVIDLAGEYTDRDVTVHVNTADDYDHNSVFLTTTGTSAEQGDDGSVGRGNRANGLITPNRSMSMEATSGKNPVNHIGKIYNLLATQIAEAVVAEVDGLREIRIRLLSQIGKPIDDPHVADAALVTEEGVEIADVEAEVEAVVDRELADVSSITQRVIDGELSTF comes from the coding sequence ATGACAGACCGCAATATTCGCGTCGAGCCGGTCGCCGGCCGCGCGGTGGAAGACCAAGAGACCGAGATCGTCGAGCGAAAGGGGCTCGGCCACCCGGACTCCATCTCCGACGGCATCGCAGAACACGTCTCGCAGGCACTCGCCCGCGCGTATCTCGACCGCGTCGGCAAGGTGCTCCACTACAACACCGACGAGACGCAGTTGGTCGCCGGCACCTCCGCGCCCGCCTACGGCGGCGGTGAGGTCGTCGAACCCATCTATCTGCTCATCACCGGTCGCGCCACGAAGGAGTACGCCGAGTACGAGAACGGACAGGTCGTCCGCCACCACACCATCCCCACCGAGACCATCGCGCTCCGCGCCGCCCGCGACTACTTCGCCGAGAACTTCCCGGAAATCGACTTCGGCACCGAGGTCATCGTCGACGTGAAACTCGGCGAGGGCTCGGGCGACCTCCAGGAGGTCTTCGGCGAGGAAGGCAAACAGATTCCGAAGGCCAACGACACCTCCTTCGGTGTCGGTCACGCCCCGCTGACGGAAACCGAACAGATCGTGCTCAACGCCGAGCGCGAGCTCAACGGCAGCTTCGGCGAGCGCCACCCCGCCATCGGACAGGACGTGAAGGTGATGGGCAAACGCGAGGGGGACGAAATCGACGTGACGCTGGCCGTCGCGATGGTCGACAGCTACGTCGACTCGCTGGAAGCCTACAAGGAGAACGTCGCCGCCGTCCGCGAGTTCGTCATCGACCTCGCCGGCGAGTACACCGACCGCGACGTGACCGTCCACGTCAACACCGCCGACGACTACGACCACAACTCCGTGTTCCTCACCACGACCGGCACCTCCGCGGAGCAGGGCGACGACGGCTCCGTCGGCCGCGGCAACCGCGCCAACGGGCTCATCACCCCGAACCGGTCGATGTCGATGGAGGCCACCTCCGGCAAGAACCCCGTCAACCACATCGGGAAGATCTACAATCTGCTCGCCACCCAGATCGCTGAGGCCGTCGTCGCCGAGGTCGACGGGCTGCGCGAGATTCGGATTCGCCTGCTCTCACAGATCGGCAAGCCGATCGACGACCCGCACGTCGCCGACGCCGCCCTCGTCACCGAAGAGGGCGTCGAGATTGCCGACGTGGAAGCGGAGGTCGAGGCCGTCGTCGACCGCGAACTCGCCGACGTGTCGAGTATCACCCAGCGCGTCATCGACGGCGAACTCTCTACCTTCTAA
- a CDS encoding enoyl-CoA hydratase/isomerase family protein, whose product MEYDEIRYETDDGITTITIDRPEVYNAFTRTTVLELNDAVRRAGNDEDTYAVVLTGAGDGFCAGADTTEMPDWDDQSPEEYGAYLWLIQQLVGKLRGLSTPSIAAVNGPAVGAGCDFALACDLRVVGEESLLREGFVNIGLIPGDGGAWLLPRLIGEAKAREYLLTGRDITPEAAVDIGLAVEASPDPLEAATDLAREIASKPATAVRRTNDLVDPTRSFEEYCQLASEYQWECVTDPEHAEAVAAFNEGRDPDFDR is encoded by the coding sequence GTGGAGTACGACGAGATTCGCTACGAGACGGACGACGGCATCACGACCATCACCATCGACCGCCCGGAGGTGTACAACGCATTCACCCGGACGACGGTGCTCGAACTCAACGACGCGGTCCGGCGCGCCGGGAACGACGAGGACACCTACGCGGTCGTCCTGACAGGGGCGGGCGACGGCTTCTGTGCCGGCGCGGACACGACCGAGATGCCCGACTGGGACGACCAGTCGCCCGAGGAGTACGGCGCGTACCTCTGGCTCATCCAACAGCTGGTCGGAAAACTCCGAGGCCTGTCGACGCCCTCCATCGCGGCCGTCAACGGGCCGGCCGTCGGGGCTGGCTGTGACTTCGCGCTCGCGTGTGACCTCCGGGTCGTCGGCGAGGAATCGCTCCTCCGGGAGGGATTCGTCAACATCGGTCTCATCCCGGGCGACGGCGGCGCGTGGCTGTTGCCCCGGCTCATCGGCGAGGCGAAAGCCCGCGAGTATCTGCTCACCGGCCGCGATATCACGCCCGAGGCGGCCGTCGACATCGGGCTCGCCGTCGAAGCCAGCCCCGACCCGCTCGAGGCGGCGACCGACCTCGCGAGGGAAATCGCGAGCAAGCCCGCGACGGCCGTCCGCCGCACGAACGACCTCGTGGACCCGACCCGCTCCTTCGAGGAGTACTGTCAGCTCGCGAGCGAGTACCAGTGGGAGTGCGTCACCGACCCGGAACACGCGGAGGCGGTCGCGGCGTTCAACGAGGGCCGCGACCCCGACTTCGACCGCTAA
- a CDS encoding DUF5804 family protein, with product MTRVCLVGDPEVNLRYELVSRETARNALATYSLAEPYENTVAVETVSLGAAVSLLNDLNWYLVRFADAAFVLEPSVSDEEWLSRDLARQVRDDEIAPEETDRYLKVYGVDDGELVEPMFVARTGHELPDYDLREVDETVRVRVTESEFGA from the coding sequence ATGACCCGCGTGTGTCTCGTCGGCGACCCGGAGGTGAATCTCCGCTACGAACTCGTCTCCCGCGAGACCGCACGCAACGCGCTCGCGACCTACTCGCTCGCCGAACCGTACGAGAACACCGTCGCCGTCGAAACCGTCAGCCTCGGCGCGGCCGTCTCGCTGCTCAACGACCTGAACTGGTATCTCGTCCGGTTCGCCGACGCCGCGTTCGTGCTCGAACCCTCTGTCAGCGACGAGGAGTGGCTCTCGCGCGATCTCGCGCGGCAGGTCCGCGACGACGAGATAGCGCCCGAGGAGACCGACCGGTATCTGAAGGTGTACGGCGTCGACGACGGCGAACTCGTCGAGCCGATGTTCGTCGCCCGCACCGGCCATGAGCTCCCCGACTACGACCTCCGGGAAGTCGACGAGACGGTTCGCGTCCGGGTGACCGAATCCGAGTTCGGCGCGTAG
- a CDS encoding PLP-dependent cysteine synthase family protein gives MNRSVLGTVGSPLVQVESPPGSIVAAKVESRNPGGSAKDRPALAMIEAAERAGEIEPGDTIVEPTSGNTGIGIAMVAAARGYDAIIVMPGSKSPERQRIMRAYGARLDLVDGDISDAKDHADELEETEDAVQLRQFENEANPRAHYETTGEEILEQVDGREIDALVAGVGTGGTISGVGRRLREEHPEMDIIAVEPEDSAVLSGREPVGDSFQGMGPGFVSPNLDRDLLDGVETVSLDAAEAEARRLAREEGLLVGQSSAASNLAAKRVAERLATDADVPGPDTQTNLLDGEPEAPERELPADAPLIVTVYWDSGERYMSTGMFD, from the coding sequence ATGAATCGGAGCGTACTCGGCACGGTTGGCTCTCCGCTCGTGCAGGTGGAGTCACCCCCCGGCAGCATCGTCGCCGCGAAGGTGGAGTCGCGCAATCCGGGCGGGAGCGCGAAGGACCGTCCCGCCCTCGCCATGATTGAGGCCGCCGAGCGCGCCGGCGAAATCGAGCCCGGCGACACCATCGTCGAACCCACCTCGGGGAACACGGGCATCGGTATCGCGATGGTCGCCGCGGCGCGCGGCTACGACGCCATCATCGTGATGCCGGGGTCGAAATCCCCCGAACGCCAGCGGATTATGCGGGCCTACGGCGCGCGCCTCGACCTCGTGGACGGGGATATCTCCGACGCGAAAGACCACGCCGACGAGCTGGAGGAGACGGAAGACGCCGTCCAGCTCCGACAGTTCGAAAACGAGGCGAACCCGCGTGCCCACTACGAGACGACGGGCGAGGAGATTCTCGAGCAGGTCGACGGGCGGGAGATTGACGCGCTCGTCGCCGGCGTCGGGACGGGCGGGACGATTTCCGGGGTCGGACGGCGACTCCGCGAGGAGCACCCGGAGATGGATATCATCGCCGTCGAACCCGAGGACAGCGCGGTGCTCTCCGGGCGCGAACCGGTCGGCGACTCGTTTCAGGGGATGGGGCCGGGGTTCGTCTCGCCGAATCTGGACCGCGACCTGCTCGACGGCGTGGAGACGGTCTCGCTGGACGCCGCCGAGGCGGAGGCGCGCCGGCTCGCCCGCGAGGAGGGGCTGCTCGTCGGTCAGTCGTCCGCGGCGTCGAATCTCGCCGCCAAGCGCGTGGCCGAGCGGCTCGCGACCGACGCGGACGTTCCGGGACCGGACACGCAGACGAATCTTCTCGACGGCGAGCCGGAAGCTCCCGAGCGTGAGTTACCCGCGGACGCGCCGCTCATCGTCACGGTGTACTGGGACTCCGGCGAACGGTACATGTCCACGGGGATGTTCGACTAG